Below is a window of Rhizobium jaguaris DNA.
CTCCCGGCCGGAAATTCTGCACCAGCACGTCGGCCTTGGAGATCAGCTTGCGCAGCGCCTGCATGTCGCGCTCGCTCTTCAAGTCGATCGCCAGACTTTCCTTCGAACGGTTGATTGCGTGGAAAATGGTCGAATCGCCGCTCTCGCTGTCGCTGAGATAAAGCCGCCGTGAGAGATCGCCTCCATCCGGGCGCTCGATCTTGATGACCCTGGCGCCGAGATCCATCAGTCTCAAAGTACAATAGGGCCCGGACAGGAACTGGCTCATATCCACGACCACCAGGCCGGCCAGCGGCAATTCCTTTTCCACCACCATGATTATTTTCGCTTCCCTAGCATCAATTCAGCCGTGCGTGCGCCTCCGCATCGGCAGACGCCTCGGTCTGCCAACTCCCTGCGTCCCGCGCCCGACTTTTCTTATGTGAATAGTATTTTCACATATGGATGATTTTTGCAAACGAAAAGAGGGGCGTGATCTGCCGCCATTCGGCGAAGCCCTCGCAAAAATGCGCTATAGCTTTCGCATCAATTCGGATTGTTGAAAGGAGACTTGAGATGACGACAGTCAAATTGCTCGATGATGCAGAGGTCGAGGCGATCCCGGCGGTCAAGGCCGTATTCGACGACATCCGTGCCGTCAGAAAATCCGATTTCGTCAATAATTTCTGGCGTGGTCTGGCCAATGATCCGGCGCTTTTGAAGCGCACCTGGGAGGGGCTGAAAGCGGTGATGATGGCCGACGGCGCGCTCGATCCGCTGGTCCGCGAGATGATCTATATTGCCGTATCAACCGCCAACGGCTGCACCTACTGCGTCCATTCCCACACCGCCGCCGCCAGGGCAAAAGGCATGACGGATGCGCAGCATGGCGAGTTGCTGGCCGTCATCGGCCTTGCCGGACAGACGAACCATCTGGTGACCGCGATGCAGATCCCCGTCGATCCGGAATTCGATGTGAACTGCCGCTGATATCACAATAAAAGAACCCGCCGGCATGCGCCGGCGGGTTCCGAGATAAATCATGCGCTATTTCTTAGCGGTCCGACTTTTCCGTTGCCTGGGTCTCGGCAACAACAGCGGCGACATCGACACCATTGTTAACGACCAGGAGGCGTTTGCGAACGAGAACACCCATCACTCTGGCCGCGGTCGAAAAGGTCATCGTGTCCAGAGGACCTTCACCTTCCCAAGGCTTTGTCAGCCGTTCGGTAACAGCGGTGACGATATTGTTGGGTACGATATCAGTGCATTCACGCATGGCTTCGAAAACGGCGCTGACGGGAAGGATCTTCCCTTCGAACGTCACGATCGGTTCGGTGACTTCTGTGTCCCATTCCTCGAACGCATAGAGCGCTTCCCTGAAGAGCTGTTGCAAAGTAATGGGGGCATGACCCTCATGAAGGGGCGGCAAGGCATTGCTCATGTCTGTCTCCTTTCAAGTGGAAGTCCGGCGCATAATCTGAAAAACTATCAGGCCTCAGGCAGAGGCCCACGCGCTGCTTCTAAATCTGGCGCGCCCCGAACGCGTTTGATCGGACGAGCGGCGCGGCAAATCATTTAATTGCGACCGGCGCAACGCGGGACAAACACGAAATGTTCCCACCGGTCAATTAACTTGATCAAGTCTATCGATTAATCTCGACTTGAAAAGCCTCTTTCGAAACTTTCTGTAATTCCCTATATTTTTGAATAGTTTCGCCTTAGCTGATGTAACAATCTATCTCTGGAGGAGGTGCGAATCCCTTCCTCTGCAGTGAAAGGACAGCCATGAGCAACGATCATGGGCACGATCACGACCACCATCACGAGCCGGTCGACTGGCGCGAACATGGTGTCAAAATCATCCCCGGCAATGCGCTCGATCCCAACACAGCGCAGACACCTGGCATGAACCGAGCCACGGCAATCAACCATGCCCGTGCGGGTGCTGAGAAAATCTGGGCCGGAACGGTCACGATCCACGCCAACGCCAAGACCGGCGCCCATCATCACGGCGATCTCGAAAGCATCATCTATGTCGTCAAAGGCAAGGCGCGGATGCGCTGGGGCGAGAACCTGGAATTCGTGGCCGAAGCCGGCCCCGGCGACTTCATCTATGTGCCGCCTTTCGTGCCGCATCAGGAGATAAACGCCAGCCGCGACGAGACGCTGGAATGCGTCCTCGTCCGCTCCGGACAGGAACCTGTCGTCGTCAATCTCGACATCGAACCGGTGGAAAAGCCGGAAGAGGTGCTCTGGAAGGACCCTATCCACCGCTGATTTGCATAATTTCGATGCACCCAAAATCGCTGATGCATAAAAATCGACTATTTCTATAGAAAATTAGTTCCCGATCAGCCGTACGTCAAAAAGAGTTTTTCAGAAGTGCGGCGCACAACAAATGATCCTGCTTCGCACGGCCTGCAACCGTCTGAGATGATCCTCGCCGTCAACGAGACAATGGCGTCTCAATCACATGGAACAGGATTTCCCATGACGAAAAAGTCTTCTCAAGGTCTCGACACGTTGCGCTTCTCGCGCCGGACCGGCCTTGCCGCTTTCATCGCCTCCGCCGTCGCCGTCTTCGGCTTGACGGCAGCCGCCCCCTCCTTTGCCGCCGACAAGACGATCAAGGTCGGCATCATGAGCGGCGAAGACGAAGACGTCTGGCGCGTGGTCACCACGGAAGCCGCCAAGAAGGGCTTGAAGATCGAAACCGTCGTCTTCAACGACTATACCCAGCCGAACGAAGCGCTGGAGCGCGGCGAAGTCGATGCCAACGCCTTCCAGCACCAGCCTTATCTCGACAACCAGATCAAGCAGCACGGCTATCACATCGTCCGCGTCGGCTATACGGGCGTCTGGCCGATCGGCCTCTACACCAAGAAATACAAGACCGTTGCCGATCTGCCGAAGGGTGCGGTCATCGGCGTGCCGAACGACCCGTCCAACGAAGGCCGCGCTTTGCGCGTGCTGCAGAATGAGAAGGTCATCAAGCTCAAGGACGGCACCGGCATTCTCGCCACCACGGCCGACATCGTCGAGAACCCGAGGAATGTCGAGATCAAGGAACTCGATGCCGGCATCGTCGGCCGCTCGATCGACGATCTGGATGCCGCCGTCGTCAACACCGATTGGGCGCTGAAAAGCGGGCTTTCGCCGAAGGACCGCATTGCGCAGGAGCCGATCGACGGCAATCCCTACCGCAACTTCATCGCCGTCAAGCAGGGCAGCGAAAGCGAGCCCTGGGTGAAGACGCTGGTCGCCTCCTATCAGAACGATACGGTCAAGGCCGAGTTCGACAAGGTCTATAAGGGCACCGGCCTCAGCGCCTATTGATAGCCATTCAGCGCCGGGGGCAGCGCTGAGCACCAGGGCGGCCGGGGCATTTCTGCTCGGGCCGCCTTCGGTGTTTCCAGAAGATCAGCGCCCGACGCCGCAAAGCCGAGAGAAGATTGACATGAATTCCTTCGTTTCCGCCACCGCCATCAAAGGACACGCGACGCCCGGCGCGTCGGAGAATGACGAGATCGTCCGCCTAGTTGACGTTCGCCGCCATTTCGGCACGAACCCCGCGCTCGACGGCATTTCGCTGACGGCACACCGCGGCGAGATCGTCGGCATCATCGGCCGCAGCGGTGCCGGTAAATCGACGCTGATCCGCTGCCTGAACGGGCTGGAGCGCGCCGATGGCGGCGAAATTCATATCGAAGGGCGTGATATCGCCGGCCTGTCGGAAAACGAGTTGCAGCCGCTGCGTCGCCGCATCGGCATGATTTTTCAGCATTTCAATCTGCTTTCTGCAAAGACGGTCGAGGACAATGTAGCCTTGCCGCTGAAGATCGAAGGCGTCGCCAAGGCGGAACGGCTGGCGCGTGCCAACGAGCTGCTCGAACTCGTGGGTCTTGCCGACAAGGCGAAAGCCTATCCTTCAGCATTGTCCGGTGGGCAGAAGCAGCGTGTCGGCATCGCCCGAGCACTGGCCGCCCGTCCCGCTCTTCTCCTCTCGGACGAAGCGACCTCCGCCCTCGATCCCGAAACGACACGATCGATCCTCGCACTGCTGAAGGATATCAACCGCAAGCTCGGCCTCACCATTCTGCTCATCACTCATGAGATGGAAGTCGTGCGCTCGATCGCCGATCGCGTCGCCGTTATCGATGCCGGCAAGATCGTCGAGGAAGGCCCGGTCTGGCAAATCTTCGCCAATCCGCAGACCGAGATCACGGCAAGCCTGCTCAGCACCATCCGCCCTCAACTTCCCGAACATATCGCCAAGCGCCTTTTGCAGACGACGGGTATCGAGGCGATTCTGAGCGTCGATCTCGCCGGCCCGGCGGCCCAAGGCGCGCTTTTCGCCGAGCTTTCGGCGGCGCTGCCACATTCCTTCCGCCTCGTGCATGGCGGCATCGATCATATTCAGAACCAGCCTGTCGCCCGCTTCTTCATCGCCGTGCCGACACGCGACGCAACGCTGCCGGCTCAGGTGACTGATTTTCTAACGGCCCGGTCCGCCCGGGTGGAGGCTTTAGGCTATGACAACTGACATCATCCTCGGCCTGCTGTGGCGCTCCTTCTGGGAGACGGTCTGGATGACGGGCGCGTCCGGTCTGATCTCACTCATCATCGGCCTGCCGCTCGGCCTCGCCCTAGTCATCACCGACCGCGACGGCATCGCCGAACAGCTCACCGTCAATCGTATGCTCGCGGCGCTGGTCAACGGCTTCCGTGCCGTGCCTTTCATCATCCTGCTGATCGCCTTGATCCCGCTGACGCGGCTGATCGTCGGTACCGCGCTCGGCACGACCGCAACGATCGTGCCGCTCACCATCGCGGCGATCCCCTATTACGCCCGCATCGCCGAAGTCTCGCTGCGCGAGGTCGATCGCGGCCTGATCGACGCCGTGCGCGCCATGGGCGGCAATCGCTGGACGATCATTCGCGAAGTGCTGGTGCCGGAAGCCCTGCCCGGCATCGTCGCGGGTTTTACCGTGACGCTGGTGACCCTGATCGGCGCCTCGGCCATGGCAGGCGCCATCGGCGGCGGCGGCCTCGGCGATCTCGCGATCCGCTACGGCTACCAGCGCTTTGAGACCGGCGTGATGATCGCCGTTGTCATCGTGCTGATCATCCTCGTTTGCGGCATGCAATGGCTCGGCGACCGCCTGGTCGCGAAGCTCGATCATCGCTAAACTCTTTGATCAAATCCGATGACGGAATGCGGCTGCCGGATGGCTTGACGGCAGCCGCCCATCGCCTCGGCCGAACAATTTCTCGCGCAACGTCCCCTCGGCATAATCCGCCTTGAACAATCCGCGCTCCTGCAGCACGGGAACGACGAGATCGACGAAATCGCGCAGGCTTTCCGGCGCGACCGTCCGCGCCAGGTTGAATCCGTCGGTGCCGCCCTCCTCCACCCAGGTCTGCAAGCGATCGGCGATCTGCTCGGGCGAGCCGACCATCGGCTTCTGCCGGCTGCCGAGTACCGTCTGATCGATGATCTGCCGCGGCGTCATCGCCGGTTTGCCGCCGCTCTTGCCAGTCACCGTCGCAAGCGCAGCCTGCTGTGCATTGGTCGACGCTTGTTCGATCGGTTCATCCATCGCGAACTTGGAAAGATCGATGCCGATCGAGCTGGAGTAGTGTGCGAGCGAGGCCTCTACGCTGGCATGCCGGCGATAATCCTCCAGTTTGTCCTCGGCTTCCTTCTCCGTCCGCCCAACGACGACGCTGATGAGATTGAGGATGCTGAGATCGTCGCCCCGCCGGCCAAAATCGACGGCCCGCTGCCGGAGCGCCTCGGTCATCGGCCTCGCGCCCTGCGGTGTCGGGCTGGCGATGAAGACGCATTCGGCATGCCGCGCGGCAAAGTCCTGCCCGCGCGCCGAAGCACCGGCCTGGAAGAGCAACGGCGTACGCTGCGGCGACGGTTCGCTCAAGTGAATGCCGTCCATCCGATAGTGGC
It encodes the following:
- a CDS encoding carboxymuconolactone decarboxylase family protein; protein product: MTTVKLLDDAEVEAIPAVKAVFDDIRAVRKSDFVNNFWRGLANDPALLKRTWEGLKAVMMADGALDPLVREMIYIAVSTANGCTYCVHSHTAAARAKGMTDAQHGELLAVIGLAGQTNHLVTAMQIPVDPEFDVNCR
- a CDS encoding cupin domain-containing protein, whose product is MSNDHGHDHDHHHEPVDWREHGVKIIPGNALDPNTAQTPGMNRATAINHARAGAEKIWAGTVTIHANAKTGAHHHGDLESIIYVVKGKARMRWGENLEFVAEAGPGDFIYVPPFVPHQEINASRDETLECVLVRSGQEPVVVNLDIEPVEKPEEVLWKDPIHR
- a CDS encoding MetQ/NlpA family lipoprotein; amino-acid sequence: MTKKSSQGLDTLRFSRRTGLAAFIASAVAVFGLTAAAPSFAADKTIKVGIMSGEDEDVWRVVTTEAAKKGLKIETVVFNDYTQPNEALERGEVDANAFQHQPYLDNQIKQHGYHIVRVGYTGVWPIGLYTKKYKTVADLPKGAVIGVPNDPSNEGRALRVLQNEKVIKLKDGTGILATTADIVENPRNVEIKELDAGIVGRSIDDLDAAVVNTDWALKSGLSPKDRIAQEPIDGNPYRNFIAVKQGSESEPWVKTLVASYQNDTVKAEFDKVYKGTGLSAY
- a CDS encoding methionine ABC transporter ATP-binding protein → MNSFVSATAIKGHATPGASENDEIVRLVDVRRHFGTNPALDGISLTAHRGEIVGIIGRSGAGKSTLIRCLNGLERADGGEIHIEGRDIAGLSENELQPLRRRIGMIFQHFNLLSAKTVEDNVALPLKIEGVAKAERLARANELLELVGLADKAKAYPSALSGGQKQRVGIARALAARPALLLSDEATSALDPETTRSILALLKDINRKLGLTILLITHEMEVVRSIADRVAVIDAGKIVEEGPVWQIFANPQTEITASLLSTIRPQLPEHIAKRLLQTTGIEAILSVDLAGPAAQGALFAELSAALPHSFRLVHGGIDHIQNQPVARFFIAVPTRDATLPAQVTDFLTARSARVEALGYDN
- a CDS encoding methionine ABC transporter permease, whose protein sequence is MTTDIILGLLWRSFWETVWMTGASGLISLIIGLPLGLALVITDRDGIAEQLTVNRMLAALVNGFRAVPFIILLIALIPLTRLIVGTALGTTATIVPLTIAAIPYYARIAEVSLREVDRGLIDAVRAMGGNRWTIIREVLVPEALPGIVAGFTVTLVTLIGASAMAGAIGGGGLGDLAIRYGYQRFETGVMIAVVIVLIILVCGMQWLGDRLVAKLDHR
- a CDS encoding LLM class flavin-dependent oxidoreductase, which produces MKPIQIYAFDMNCVGHINHGLWTHPRDTSLNYTDLDYWVDFARTAERGKLDGIFLADIVGVYDVYRGGPETSIRTAAQIPVNDPIIPLSAMAYVTKHLGFGVTVNTTYEPPFLFARRMSTLDHLTKGRIGWNIVTGYLDSAARSMGMECQPDHDARYDAAEEYLEVVYKLWEGSWDGDAVKRDKISGLFADPSKVRAVRHEGSHYRMDGIHLSEPSPQRTPLLFQAGASARGQDFAARHAECVFIASPTPQGARPMTEALRQRAVDFGRRGDDLSILNLISVVVGRTEKEAEDKLEDYRRHASVEASLAHYSSSIGIDLSKFAMDEPIEQASTNAQQAALATVTGKSGGKPAMTPRQIIDQTVLGSRQKPMVGSPEQIADRLQTWVEEGGTDGFNLARTVAPESLRDFVDLVVPVLQERGLFKADYAEGTLREKLFGRGDGRLPSSHPAAAFRHRI